One region of Streptomyces rishiriensis genomic DNA includes:
- a CDS encoding sensor histidine kinase → MLGRIRGWQRRHWRDRSKAERVELQTLGTWYFTAWFFSFAWLALPLVGGLDRRPGPLLVGGLLMLTAALQCAEANRLTRPVLDHYLRRAELPPRALYPAAGLLALGLALALVLAVVGGADPVTTRLCMGAAMLPFGMLYGLVVPIRRFLRHSALFAVVLMAAFGWAEPDAAGIFMVGLLTAFATCFSLFACRCSAWNLAVLWEADRAGEVEARLAVAEERLRFGRDLHDVMGRNLAVIALKSELAVQLARRGRPEAVEQMIEVQRIAQDSQREVRAVVRGYREADLGVELAGAQGVLRAAGIACEVSGEAGGLPAEVQSALGWVVRETTTNVLRHGDAGRCAVALRTEEGRVVLTVENDGAGPSTTGNGDGSGLTGLRERLRGVDGTLEAGFVGTGLFRVVAEVPLSGKAAVREGAS, encoded by the coding sequence ATGTTGGGCCGCATTCGGGGGTGGCAGCGGCGTCACTGGCGGGACCGCAGCAAGGCTGAGCGGGTCGAGTTGCAGACCCTGGGCACCTGGTACTTCACCGCCTGGTTCTTCTCCTTCGCCTGGCTGGCGCTGCCCTTGGTGGGCGGGCTGGACAGGCGTCCCGGGCCGCTGCTCGTCGGCGGGCTGCTCATGCTGACGGCCGCCCTCCAGTGCGCCGAGGCGAACCGTCTGACGCGGCCCGTCCTCGATCACTACCTCCGGCGCGCCGAGCTGCCGCCTCGCGCGCTGTATCCCGCGGCCGGGCTGCTGGCCCTCGGACTGGCGCTGGCCCTGGTGCTCGCCGTGGTGGGCGGCGCCGACCCGGTGACGACCCGGCTCTGCATGGGAGCCGCGATGCTGCCCTTCGGGATGCTGTACGGACTCGTGGTGCCCATCCGGCGGTTCCTGCGGCACTCCGCCCTGTTCGCCGTGGTCCTCATGGCCGCCTTCGGCTGGGCCGAACCGGATGCGGCGGGGATCTTCATGGTCGGGTTGCTGACCGCCTTCGCGACCTGCTTCTCGCTGTTCGCCTGCCGCTGCAGCGCCTGGAACCTGGCGGTGCTGTGGGAGGCGGACCGGGCCGGGGAGGTCGAGGCCCGGCTCGCCGTCGCCGAGGAACGGCTGCGGTTCGGACGGGATCTGCACGACGTGATGGGGCGCAACCTGGCGGTGATCGCGCTGAAGAGCGAGCTGGCCGTGCAGCTGGCCAGGCGCGGGCGGCCGGAGGCCGTGGAGCAGATGATCGAGGTGCAGCGGATAGCGCAGGATTCGCAGCGGGAGGTGCGCGCTGTCGTGCGGGGCTACCGGGAGGCCGATCTCGGAGTCGAACTTGCCGGAGCCCAAGGAGTGTTGAGGGCGGCGGGCATCGCGTGCGAGGTGAGCGGGGAGGCGGGCGGGCTGCCCGCCGAGGTGCAGTCGGCGCTCGGCTGGGTGGTGCGGGAGACCACCACCAATGTGCTGCGGCACGGAGACGCCGGGCGCTGCGCTGTGGCGTTGCGGACAGAGGAGGGACGCGTGGTGCTGACGGTGGAGAACGACGGCGCCGGGCCCTCCACCACCGGGAACGGCGACGGGTCGGGGCTGACCGGGCTGCGGGAGCGGCTACGGGGCGTCGACGGGACGCTGGAGGCCGGATTCGTCGGGACGGGCCTCTTCCGGGTCGTCGCCGAGGTTCCGTTGAGCGGAAAGGCCGCTGTGAGAGAGGGCGCTTCATGA